In a single window of the Pseudomonas sp. B21-015 genome:
- the hydA gene encoding dihydropyrimidinase — MSLLIRGATVITHDESYRADVYCADGVIKAIGENLDVPADAQVLDGSGQYLMPGGIDPHTHMQLPFMGTVASEDFFSGTAAGLAGGTTSIIDFVIPNPQQSLMEAFHQWRGWAEKSASDYGFHVAITWWSEQVREEMAELVNHHGVNSFKHFMAYKNAIMAADDTLVASFERCLELGAVPTVHAENGELVYHLQRKLMAQGITGPEAHPLSRPSQVEGEAASRAIRIAETLGTPLYLVHVSTKEALDEITYARAKGQPVYGEVLAGHLLLDDSVYQHPDWQTAAGYVMSPPFRPRGHQEALWHGLQAGNLHTTATDHCCFCAEQKAAGRDDFSKIPNGTAGIEDRMAVLWDEGVNSGRLSMQHFVALTSTNTAKIFNLYPRKGAIRVGADADLVLWDPEGTRTISAKTHHQQVDFNIFEGKTVRGVPSHTVSQGRVVWADGDLRAERGAGRYVERPAYPAVFDLLSKRAEMNKPTAVKR; from the coding sequence ATGTCTCTGTTGATCCGTGGCGCCACCGTTATTACCCATGATGAAAGTTATCGCGCCGACGTCTATTGCGCCGACGGCGTGATCAAAGCCATTGGTGAAAACCTCGATGTTCCCGCCGATGCGCAAGTGCTCGACGGCAGCGGCCAATACCTGATGCCCGGTGGCATCGATCCGCACACGCACATGCAGCTGCCCTTCATGGGCACCGTGGCCAGCGAAGATTTCTTCAGCGGTACTGCGGCGGGGCTTGCCGGCGGCACCACCTCGATCATCGACTTCGTGATTCCCAACCCGCAGCAATCGTTGATGGAGGCGTTTCATCAATGGCGCGGCTGGGCGGAGAAGTCTGCGTCGGACTACGGCTTTCACGTCGCCATCACCTGGTGGAGCGAACAGGTTCGCGAGGAAATGGCCGAGCTGGTCAACCATCACGGAGTCAACAGCTTCAAGCATTTCATGGCCTACAAGAACGCGATCATGGCCGCTGACGATACGCTGGTGGCGAGTTTCGAGCGTTGTCTGGAATTGGGCGCAGTGCCCACCGTGCACGCGGAAAACGGCGAGCTGGTCTATCACCTGCAACGCAAGTTGATGGCCCAGGGCATCACCGGGCCGGAAGCGCATCCGCTGTCGCGGCCTTCGCAGGTGGAAGGCGAAGCTGCGAGTCGGGCGATCCGCATCGCCGAAACCCTCGGCACGCCGCTGTACCTGGTCCATGTCTCGACCAAGGAAGCCCTCGACGAAATCACCTATGCCCGCGCCAAGGGCCAACCGGTTTACGGCGAAGTGCTGGCCGGGCATCTGCTGCTGGACGACAGCGTTTACCAACACCCGGACTGGCAGACCGCCGCCGGTTACGTGATGAGCCCGCCCTTCCGTCCTCGCGGCCATCAGGAAGCCCTTTGGCATGGCCTGCAAGCAGGCAACCTGCACACCACCGCCACCGACCACTGCTGCTTCTGCGCCGAGCAAAAAGCTGCCGGTCGTGACGACTTCAGCAAGATCCCCAACGGCACCGCCGGTATCGAAGATCGCATGGCCGTGCTCTGGGATGAAGGGGTGAACAGCGGGCGCTTGTCGATGCAGCACTTCGTTGCCCTCACCTCCACCAACACCGCGAAGATCTTCAACCTCTATCCGCGCAAAGGGGCGATCCGTGTAGGTGCCGATGCCGATCTGGTGCTGTGGGACCCGGAAGGTACACGGACGATTTCAGCCAAGACTCACCATCAGCAGGTCGACTTCAACATCTTCGAAGGCAAGACCGTGCGCGGCGTGCCGAGCCACACCGTCAGCCAGGGCCGAGTGGTGTGGGCCGATGGTGATTTGCGGGCCGAGCGTGGTGCCGGGCGGTATGTCGAACGGCCGGCGTATCCGGCGGTGTTCGATTTGCTGAGCAAGCGGGCTGAGATGAACAAGCCAACGGCAGTGAAACGCTGA